The nucleotide sequence GATCAGAACTCCATGAACTGAGCTCAATATTATATATCGACACGATAGATGGTTTACGTTCAATGACCTTACCCTTGCGAGCCAGTTTATAAAGCTTTTGACCATTAACCTTCTTGGCAGAATACATGGGAGGTATCTGTTCTATATCCCCCTGAAATTCAGCCAGTGCACTTAAAATCATCGTTTCAGATAAGTCAGGTACTGTGCCAGATTCAGTAATGGTTCCAGTGCGATCTCCAGTATCCGTCCTATTTCCCAGCAGAATTTCTGCATCATAGGTCTTAGGCATATCCATAAATTCGCTCTGACGTTTGGTATTTTTGCCTGTTAAAATGATGAGGACCCCTGTGGCAAATGGATCCAGAGTGCCGGCATGCCCGACTTTCTTAATCCTGGTCGTGTATCTGACCTTCTGAACCACGTCAAAACTGGTCCAATCCATGGGTTTGTCAATATTAATGATATGCTCGGGGACAATCATAGATCTTTCATCACCCGATTCATCTTATCAGCATATCCCAGTGAATCATCAATGAAGAACCTCAACTCCGGTACATACTTGAGAGGTACTTCCTTACCCACATGAAAACGAGCGCGGCCATTGTGTTGCTCTAAAGTTTTAAATGTGAATGCAACATCCTCTTCGTTCCCATATATGGAAAAATAGACATATGCGATTTTTAAATCCGGAGTCATTTTTGCATTGGTAACAGAAACAAAACCCGGCGTAGCATTAGCCAGGTTCAATATCAGATATTCAGCTACTGCTGCCCTGATGGCCTCTGCGACCCGTTTTTGTCTTGCAATACCCATTTAGTTTACTTTATCCGACAAGGTCACTTTTTCTTCGCAGAAGATTCCAATTTGCGTTTAATAATTTCTTCTGAATAGAACTCCATGATGTCACCGACTTTTATTTTACTAAAGTCCTTTAGTGAAATTCCACATTCATTGCCTTCCATGACTTCTTTCACTTCGTCCTTGAAACGTTTGAGTGCATTTAATTCACCATTGAACAAGGCCTCACCTTCACGAATGAGGCGAACCTTGGCATTTCGGCGAACAACACCTTCTGTAACCATAGAACCGGCAATAATCCCAATTTTAGGAATTTTAAAGAGTTCAGTGACTTCTGCCTTACCAATTTCGTTCTCAATCACATCTGGCTCTAGAAGGCCTTCAAGGGCTTGATAGACATCATCAACTGCTGCGTAGATGACGTCATAGTAGCGTATTTCAACATCATCAGCCCTGGCCAAAAGTTTAGCATTGCTATCAGCTGTTACATTAAAACCAACAATAATAGCCTCAGAGGCAGCTGCCAGGAGCACATCAGACTCCTTGATCATACCAATACCACGGTGAATAATGCGGACTGCAACCTCAGTGGTGGACAT is from Candidatus Neomarinimicrobiota bacterium and encodes:
- the rbfA gene encoding 30S ribosome-binding factor RbfA, translating into MGIARQKRVAEAIRAAVAEYLILNLANATPGFVSVTNAKMTPDLKIAYVYFSIYGNEEDVAFTFKTLEQHNGRARFHVGKEVPLKYVPELRFFIDDSLGYADKMNRVMKDL
- the truB gene encoding tRNA pseudouridine(55) synthase TruB codes for the protein MIVPEHIINIDKPMDWTSFDVVQKVRYTTRIKKVGHAGTLDPFATGVLIILTGKNTKRQSEFMDMPKTYDAEILLGNRTDTGDRTGTITESGTVPDLSETMILSALAEFQGDIEQIPPMYSAKKVNGQKLYKLARKGKVIERKPSIVSIYNIELSSWSSDQINIRVNCGRGTYIRVLAEDIAQKLGTLAHVKELKRTAIGDYRVEDALSIPEFIEKWKLSAA